A genomic region of Aspergillus oryzae RIB40 DNA, chromosome 1 contains the following coding sequences:
- a CDS encoding acetoacetyl-CoA synthase (acyl-CoA synthetase), which produces MTSPSSTLPRKLWEHANPQSTEMWAFKQKLEAEKGLRFSTFHDLYQWSINNRAAFWAFCWDYFPIIYEGSYTTVVDELARIDSIPTWFEGIRLNFAENMLFTGERTPNGDRQITTTNKEDGKIALTQIREGGSEPPISITWRELRQRTGRLIQALKVAGVVKGDRIAVVASNSIDTLVVLLATTALGALFSSASTDTGVKGILDRLLQLKPKWVFVDDAAVYNGKRIDLRPKIRDIVGGLGGVEEFRGVVAVPRFAEPADLSGMPKTQSLATFLAQARSDELEFVRIGFRDPFLVVYSSGTTGKPKPIVHGVGGYILNGNKEARLHRLHGPESVVLQYTTTGWIMYLSAITGLMFGGKPILYDGSPFLPDVKFLIRLLGEYKVTHFGTSPRYLQELRKNNIRPRDIADLSKLSIVTSTGMVLSETLFEWFYDEGFPAHTQLANISGGTDLAACFGLENPLTPLYVGGCQGPSLGLPIAAYDQADEGASGVKGKPVPDGEPGEIVATAAFPTMPVKFLGDDGPQKYFDSYFARFDNVWTHGDFISIHPITKQIFFLGRSDGVLNPSGIRFGSAEIYNVIDTRFADEIADSICVGQRRPQDPDESVMLFLLMRPGREFTPELVRRVKEAIRRALSARHVPKYVFQTPEIPTTVNLKKVELPVKQIVSGKKIKPSGTLLNAKSLDFYYQFAEVERLIEPKSKL; this is translated from the exons ATgacttctccatcctccacccTTCCCCGCAAACTATGGGAACATGCCAACCCCCAATCTACGGAGATGTGGGCCTTTAAACAGAAACTAGAAGCTGAGAAGGGTCTTCGATTTTCT ACATTTCACGACCTCTACCAATGGTCCATCAACAACCGTGCCGCATTCTGGGCCTTCTGCTGGGACTACTTCCCCATCATCTACGAAGGAAGCTACACCACCGTCGTCGACGAATTAGCCCGCATAGATAGCATCCCGACCTGGTTCGAGGGTATCCGGCTCAACTTCGCCGAGAACATGCTCTTCACTGGTGAACGAACCCCCAACGGTGATCGGCAAAtaacaaccacaaacaaAGAAGACGGCAAGATTGCCCTAACGCAGATTCGCGAGGGTGGCTCCGAGCCACCGATTAGCATCACCTGGCGCGAACTCCGACAGCGAACGGGACGGTTAATCCAGGCCTTGAAGGTAGCGGGTGTTGTCAAGGGTGATCGAATCGCGGTGGTAGCGAGTAACAGTATCGATACGTTGGTTGTGCTGCTAGCGACGACGGCGCTTGGGGCGCTGTTCTCGTCGGCTTCAACTGATACCGGTGTTAAGGGAATTCTGGATCGATTGCTGCAGCTCAAGCCAAAGTGGGTAtttgttgatgatgcagCGGTTTATAATGGGAAGCGGATTGATCTGCGGCCCAAGATTCGAGATattgttggtggattgggTGGTGTCGAGGAGTTTCGGGGTGTGGTTGCTGTGCCGCGGTTTGCGGAGCCAGCTGATCTGAGTGGTATGCCTAAGACGCAGTCGCTGGCGACGTTCCTGGCCCAGGCACGCTCAGATGAGTTGGAATTTGTTCGCATTGGGTTCCGTGATCCATTTCTTGTTGTTTATTCGTCTGGGACGACCGGGAAGCCGAAACCGATTGTTCATGGTGTCGGTGGATATATCCTCAACGGTAATAAAGAGGCCCGGTTACATAGGCTTCATGGTCCGGAGTCTGTCGTGCTACAGTACACGACAACGGGATGGATCATGTATCTGTCCGCCATTACCGGGCTGATGTTCGGTGGGAAACCCATCTTATACGATGGAAGCCCCTTCCTGCCTGACGTGAAATTCCTCATTCGATTGCTGGGCGAGTACAAAGTTACCCACTTCGGTACCTCGCCGCGATATCTGCAGGAGTTGCGGAAGAATAATATCCGGCCACGGGATATCGCAGACCTCTCCAAGCTCTCCATTGTCACTAGCACCGGCATGGTCCTGTCAGAGACCTTGTTTGAATGGTTCTACGATGAGGGCTTCCCCGCTCACACGCAGCTGGCAAACATCTCCGGAGGAACCGATCTAGCAGCATGCTTCGGTCTCGAAAACCCCTTGACACCTCTGTACGTGGGCGGCTGCCAGGGACCCAGTCTCGGCCTCCCCATCGCAGCATATGACCAAGCGGACGAAGGAGCTTCTGGTGTCAAGGGGAAGCCAGTTCCAGACGGAGAACCGGGCGAAATTGTCGCCACGGCTGCTTTCCCAACCATGCCGGTGAAGTTCCTTGGAGATGACGGACCCCAGAAGTATTTCGACTCCTACTTTGCCCGGTTTGACA ACGTCTGGACCCACGGCGACTTCATCAGCATCCACCCCATCACCAAAcaaatcttcttcctcggccgTTCGGACGGAGTCCTAAACCCCTCCGGAATCCGGTTCGGGTCCGCCGAAATCTACAACGTAATTGACACACGATTTGCCGATGAAATCGCAGACTCGATCTGCGTGGGACAGCGCCGACCCCAAGATCCTGATGAGTCAGTAATGCTGTTCCTGCTCATGCGACCGGGACGTGAATTTACGCCGGAGTTGGTGAGACGGGTCAAGGAGGCCATTCGAAGGGCTCTCAGTGCGAGACATGTCCCCAAGTATGTCTTCCAGACGCCCGAAATTCCG ACGACGGTTAATCTCAAGAAGGTTGAGTTGCCGGTGAAGCAGATTGTTtcggggaagaagatcaagccCTCCGGGACGCTGTTAAATGCGAAGAGTTTGGACTTTTATTATCAGTTTGCTGAGGTTGAGAGGTTGATAGAGCCTAAGAGCAAGTTGTGA
- a CDS encoding uncharacterized protein (predicted protein) — protein MSKRGPDTEEYPRRVFNTVKRPKINHDDNRPWLRLSHHSYTVGWICAVEPEHVAATVFLDEEHEGLDSLSSKDNNTYTLGRIGGHNVVIAVMPNDYGTTSASLAARDMLHSFSNIRTCVMVGIGGGAPSPKHDIRLGDVVPPLFLQTAVKALRTKYAISGHRLQEAISDVLEKHPRIAKDYKQPNPNTDRLYKAHVIHPNGEESCAAICGDDLSNLVERPERKENPVIHYGLIASANQVMKDATVRDTLAENKDVLCFEMEAAGLMNHFPCLVVRGICDYADTHKNKEW, from the exons ATGTCGAAGAGAGGACCTGACACCGAGGAATACCCAAGACGCGTTTTCAACACAGTGAAAAGACCAAAGATCAATCATGACGACAACCGTCCTTGGCTCAGACTGAGTCATCATAGCTACACCGTCGGTTGGATTTGTGCTGTCGAACCCGAACACGTCGCTGCGACAGTCTTTCTCGACGAAGAACACGAAGGACTGGATAGTCTGTCTAGCAAAGATAACAATACCTACACATTAGGGAGGATCGGAGGACATAATGTTGTCATTGCCGTCATGCCAAATGATTATGGCACAACATCTGCATCATTAGCTGCGAGGGACATGCTCCACAGCTTTTCGAACATTCGAACGTGTGTCATGGTTGGAATTGGCGGCGGTGCACCAAGTCCCAAGCATGATATCCGGTTGGGGGACGTTGTC CCACCATTATTTTTGCAGACGGCAGTCAAAGCATTGAGAACCAAATATGCGATTAGCGGTCACCGTCTTCAAGAAGCAATTAGCGATGTCTTGGAGAAACACCCTCGGATAGCGAAAGACTATAAGCAGCCGAACCCGAACACTGACAGGCTTTACAAAGCGCATGTTATCCATCCAAATGGAGAGGAAAGCTGTGCTGCTATTTGTGGAGATGATCTGTCTAATCTCGTCGAGCGGCCGGAACGCAAGGAGAATCCAGTGATTCACTACGGCCTCATTGCTTCCGCAAATCAGGTTATGAAGGATGCTACCGTTCGAGACACATTGGCAGAAAATAAAGATGTCCTGTGTTTTGAAATGGAAGCGGCAGGATTGATGAATCATTTCCCGTGCTTGGTCGTTCGGGGTATTTGCGACTATGCAGATACGCATAAGAATAAGGAGTGGTAA
- a CDS encoding ankyrin repeat domain-containing protein (ankyrin) has protein sequence MGRQVVVKWLIENGAELELGLGSRTPLSYAAGNGHEAVCKLLLENGAEIESKGSYNRTPLSYAAENGHKIVCKLLLESGAELESKDSYNRTPLSYAAGSGHEAVCKLLLENGAEIESKGSYNRTPLSYAAENGYEAVCKLLLENGAEIESKSSYNWTPLSYAAENGHEAVSKLLLKNGAKLGLKDIYNWTPLSYAAENGYEAISKLLLGNSAEVLLAIDWIDADRKDHVGQTPLHFAVSQNRLAIATILLMSGKVNVNSRDNEKEPLYIGSHQAIARLLIDNGADVNLSGSNGRTPLSLAAERSNDHIIMMLLEKGAAVEAKDNTGRTPLSWAAESSRNENSIRILLERGAEIESKDDAGRTPLSWVAGRCKPDAYDFYDTSIMDALGISDGENDMNIIKMLLQAGANVESKDINGRTPLSWAAQGPSEKIPIQVLPKEQEEGHVNLGTYTSTREIRDIIELLLEAGADLNAKDHHGRTPLRWATDCGNEKVVKLLESAGAIQ, from the exons ATGGGCAGGCAGGTTGTCGTGAAGTGGCTTATTGAGAACGGCGCTGAATTGGAGTTAGGCCTCGGTAGCCGGACACCGCTGTCATATGCTGCTGGAAATGGACACGAGGCTGTTTGTAAGCTGCTTCTTGAGAACGGTGCTGAAATAGAGTCAAAAGGCTCCTATAACCGGACACCGCTGTCATACGCTGCTGAAAATGGACATAAGATTGTTTGTAAGCTGCTTCTTGAAAGCGGTGCTGAATTAGAGTCAAAAGACTCCTATAACCGGACACCGCTGTCATATGCTGCTGGAAGTGGACACGAGGCTGTTTGTAAGCTGCTTCTTGAGAACGGTGCTGAAATAGAGTCAAAAGGCTCCTATAACCGGACACCGCTGTCATATGCTGCTGAAAATGGATATGAGGCTGTTTGTAAGCTGCTTCTTGAGAACGGTGCTGAAATAGAGTCAAAAAGCTCCTATAATTGGACACCGCTGTCATATGCTGCTGAAAATGGACATGAGGCTGTTTCTAAGCTGCTTCTGAAGAACGGTGCTAAATTAGGGTTAAAAGACATCTATAATTGGACACCGCTGTCATATGCTGCTGAAAATGGATATGAGGCTATTTCTAAGTTGCTTCTGGGGAACAGCGCTGAA GTATTGCTGGCTATCGACTGGATTGATGCTGACAGAAAGGATCATGTTGGTCAAACACCGCTACACTTTGCTGTTTCCCAGAATCGTCTTGCAATCGCTACAATACTCCTCATGTCCGGTAAAGTCAATGTGAACTCCCGGGACAATGAAAAAGAACCCCTTTATATCGGCT cccaccaagCAATTGCCAGACTTCTTATTGACAATGGTGCTGACGTTAACCTGAGCGGTTCCAATGGTCGGACACCATTATCATTAGCTGCTGAGAGGAGCAATGATCACATTATCATGATGCTACTTGAAAAAGGTGCAGCGGTTGAAGCCAAAGATAATACTGGCCGGACACCATTGTCGTGGGCTGCTGAGAGTAGCAGGAATGAGAACAGCATTAGGATCTTACTCGAACGGGGTGCAGAAATTGAATCCAAGGATGACGCTGGCCGGACGCCATTGTCGTGGGTTGCTGGTCGATGCAAGCCCGATGCCTATGATTTCTATGATACTAGTATCATGGATGCTCTCGGGATTAGTGACGGGGAGAATGATATGAACATCATAAAGATGTTACTTCAGGCGGGTGCGAATGTTGAATCCAAGGATATAAATGGCCGGACACCACTGTCATGGGCTGCTCAGGGTCCGTCTGAAAAAATTCCTATCCAAGTTCTCCCtaaagagcaagaagagggacATGTGAATCTAGGAACATATACTTCCACTCGGGAGATTCGTGATATCATAGAGCTCCTTCTTGAGGCGGGTGCTGATCTCAATGCAAAAGACCACCATGGCCGGACTCCACTGCGATGGGCTACTGATTGTGGTAATGAAAAAGTCGTCAAACTTCTGGAATCTGCGGGTGCCATACAGTAA
- a CDS encoding uncharacterized protein (predicted protein): protein MLVLRNVNPSGVGKEGRFDSFFAGLLGGYAVFGRNKTSITQQIVIYIFARVLLALAKLSVQPNMHPLSSLITPGTRADIEKHAWPVFASVSWAMVMYLFRWHPDALMSSLKSSMVYIYSDCDHWDSFRNFMIHNK from the exons ATGCTTGTGTTGCGAAACGTGAACCCCTCGGGAGTCGGAAAGGAGGGACGATTTGACAGCTTCTTTGCTGGTCTGCTGGGAGGGTATGCCGTGTTCGGCCGGAACAAGACGAGTATTACCCAGCAG ATCGTCATTTACATTTTTGCCCGTGTGCTGTTGGCTCTTGCCAAGCTGTCCGTGCAACCGAACATGCACCCCCTATCATCCCTTATAACCCCCGGTACTCGAGCCGACATAGAGAAACACGCATGGCCAGTCTTTGCCAGTGTGAGCTGGGCTATGGTTATGTACCTCTTCCGCTGGCACCCGGACGCACTCATGTCGAGCTTGAAGAGTAGCATGGTTTACAT CTATTCCGACTGCGATCACTGGGATTCGTTCCGCAACTTCATGATCCACAACAAATAG
- a CDS encoding rRNA-binding ribosome biosynthesis protein RPF2 (protein required for biogenesis of the ribosomal 60S subunit), with product MLREVKPKNPRTARILKAKEPQLIEGAKRTLLLHGSKCPTPLHTVLKTLHSLTRPNSILFHKKNENIHPFESAESLEFLADKNDCGMVVFGSSNKKRPNCVTIARVFNAKLLDMCELMLLPSPDGDQIPSMNNLTMNVGMGLRPLLLFSGTPWDDPTSSAHVMLKSMFMDMFKGETTDKIDVEGLQYALMVAAEEPTEGLSPVIHLRWYKIKTKRSGHKLPRVELEEIGPKFDFKVGRIQEAPRDVMKEAMKQGKRPNEEIKMKKNIGMDSIGDKIGRVHLTKQDLGGLQTRKMKGLKRRAGMESDEEDADMMDVDEVSEDEGRKRTKTA from the exons ATGCTCAGAGAAGT AAAACCTAAGAATCCGCGCACGGCGCGAATTCTCAAGGCAAAAGAACCCCAGCTCATTGAAGGAGCCAAGCGCACACTGTTACTGCACGGTTCGAAATGCCCGACACCGCTCCACACGGTCCTTAAAACTCTCCACTCCCTGACCCGGCCAAACTCGATCCTGTTCCacaagaagaatgagaatATCCACCCGTTCGAGAGTGCAGAGAGCCTTGAGTTCTTGGCCGACAAGAACGACTGCGGTATGGTGGTGTTCGGCAGCAGTAATAAGAAGAGGCCGAATTGCGTGACTATCGCTCGGGTTTTCAATGCCAAGCTGCTCGATATGTGTGAATTAATGTTGCTTCCCAGTCCGGATGGAGACCAGATTCCTTCGATGAACAACCTTACCATGAATGTTGGAATGGGATTACGGCCGCTGTTGCTTTTCTCCGGAACCCCCTGGGATGATCCTACGTCGTCGGCGCATGTTATGCTGAAGAGCATGTTTATGGATATGTTCAAGGGCGAAACTACCGATAAGATTGATGTGGAGGGCTTGCAATATGCGCTCATGGTTGCGGCTGAGGAACCTACCGAGGGCTTGTCGCCTGTTATCCATCTGCGGTGGTACAAGATCAAGACGAAGCGCAGTGGACATAAGCTCCCGCgggtggagttggaggagatcggTCCCAAGTTTGACTTCAAGGTTGGACGTATCCAGGAGGCTCCTCGGGATGTCATGAAGGAGGCTATGAAGCAAGGCAAGCGACCTAacgaggagatcaagatgaagaagaacattgGCATGGATTCTATTGGTGATAAGATTGGTCGTGTGCACTTGACCAAGCAAGATCTGGGCGGATTgcagacgaggaagatgaagggtCTGAAGCGGCGTGCCGGCATGGAAtcggatgaggaggatgccGATatgatggatgtggatgaggtttcggaggatgagggacGGAAGAGGACTAAGACGGCTTAA
- a CDS encoding valine--tRNA ligase (Valyl-tRNA synthetase) yields the protein MAPGLGRIREIMNNPRLERIMTGVVFLPMAQPSAPQNPTGEPAAPVVDTPPQADDQTRNQNADAAAPKVKTEKELERERRKAEKAKKFAEKKAKAAAKPAPAPKAQKKEKIEKEKTTDAYDPKVIEAGRYEWWEERDLFKPEFGSDGKVRPEGYFVIPIPPPNVTGSLHMGHALTNALQDTMIRWQRMKGKTTLWLPGMDHAGISTQSVVEKMLWKKEKKTRHDLGREVFTDRVWEWKHEYHANIKNALRRVGGSFDWSREAFTMDPNLSAAVTETFVRLHEEGIIYRANRLVNWCVALNTSLSNLEVENKEVEGRTLLDVPGYEKKVEFGVLTHFCYEIDGTKERIEIATTRPETMIGDTGIAVHPEDKRYQHLIGKFAKHPFVDRLLPIVADTDVDPEFGTGAVKITPAHDFNDFNRGKAHNLEFISVMNDDGTFNKNGGIFAGMKRFDARYKVIELLKENGLYVKWEHNPMKIPRCAKSNDVIEPILKPQWWMKMESLAKPAIEAVEKGDIVIKPESAEKSYFRWMRNINDWCLSRQLWWGHQAPAYFVKIEGEENDDSDGNLWVTGRTEEEARKKAEAKFPGKKFDLVRDPDVLDTWFSSGLWPFSTLGWPNKTHDFENLYPTSVLETGWDILFFWVARMIMLGIKLTGQVPFREVYCHSLIRDSEGRKMSKSLGNVIDPIDVMEGIQLQTLHDKLLLGNLAEKEVATATKYQKKAFPKGIPECGADALRFALVSYTTGGGDIAFDIQVIHGYRRFCNKIYQATKYVLGKLGDDFKPQPTVSKTGRESLSERWILHKFNSAAKEINEALEQREFNVVATTVYQYWYAQLCDVFIENSKFLLAPEVPADVQESAKQTLYTALEGALTLIHPIMPFVTEELWQRLPRRPNDNTISIMKARYPEYKAEFNDVEAETAYELILKTSSAIRSILAQYEVKTKGDIIIQTYDATSHKTLSDELTSVKSLGGKFLGDLSIQGPETTTRPSGCVVSAVGSEAAVFLRVSKEVALEQEEKAKASLEKARAVVTRQTNLMSSAAWKEKAKPEVREMEEKKLKDAESETARLEEQVREFEKLRLE from the exons ATGGCGCCGGGCCTGGGAAGAATCCGGGAGATAATGAACAATCCTCGTCTCGAACGTATTATGACTGGAGTAGTATTCCTGCC GATGGCCCAGCCTTCTGCCCCTCAGAATCCCA CTGGTGAGCCCGCGGCTCCCGTGGTTGACACTCCCCCCCAGGCCGATGACCAGACGAGAAACCAAAATGCCGATGCGGCAGCTCCTAAGGTGAAGACCGAGAAAGAAT TGGAGCGTGAGCGACgcaaggccgagaaggcgaagaagttcGCTGagaaaaaggccaaggcaGCAGCTAAACCCGCCCCTGCCCCCAAggcccagaagaaagagaagatcgagaaggagaaaactACCGATGCGTACGATCCCAAGGTCATCGAAGCCGGCCGTTATGAATGGTGGGAGGAGCGTGATCTTTTCAAGCCCGAATTTGGCTCCGACGGCAAGGTCAGGCCCGAGGGTTACTTCGTCATTCCTATCCCTCCTCCTAATGTTACCGGATCTCTTCACATGGGTCACGCCCTCACCAATGCCCTCCAAGATACTATGATCCGTTGGCAGCGTATGAAGGGCAAGACTACCCTGTGGTTGCCCGGTATGGACCACGCCGGTATCTCCACCCAGAGCGTTGTGGAGAAGATGCtttggaagaaggagaagaagacccGCCACGATTTGGGTCGCGAGGTCTTTACTGACCGCGTGTGGGAATGGAAGCACGAATACCATGCCAACATCAAGAATGCCTTGCGCAGAGTTGGTGGTTCCTTTGATTGGTCTCGCGAGGCCTTCACCATGGACCCTAACCTGTCTGCCGCCGTCACCGAGACTTTCGTTCGCCTGCATGAAGAGGGTATCATTTACCGTGCCAACCGCCTGGTCAACTGGTGTGTGGCTCTGAAcacctccctctccaacttgGAAGTCGAGAacaaagaagttgaaggacGCACCCTGCTTGATGTGCCCGGCTACGAAAAGAAGGTCGAGTTCGGTGTTTTGACTCACTTCTGCTACGAGATTGATGGCACTAAGGAAAGGATTGAGATTGCCACTACTCGTCCCGAGACCATGATTGGTGATACCGGTATCGCCGTTCACCCCGAGGACAAGCGCTACCAACACCTGATCGGCAAGTTTGCCAAGCACCCCTTCGTGGACCGCTTGCTTCCGATCGTTGCAGACACTGATGTTGATCCTGAGTTCGGTACCGGTGCCGTGAAGATTACTCCGGCTCACGATTTCAATGACTTTAACCGCGGAAAGGCCCACAACCTCGAGTTCATTTCCGTGATGAACGACGATGGCACCTTCAACAAGAACGGTGGTATCTTTGCCGGCATGAAGCGTTTCGATGCTCGTTACAAGGTCATCGAACttctgaaggagaatggacTGTACGTCAAGTGGGAGCACAACCCTATGAAGATCCCTCGATGTGCCAAGTCCAACGATGTTATTGAGCCCATCCTCAAGCCCCAGtggtggatgaagatggaaagcCTTGCCAAGCCTGCCATTGAGGCTGTCGAAAAGGGTGACATTGTCATCAAGCCAGAGTCTGCCGAGAAGAGCTACTTCCGCTGGATGAGGAACATTAACGACTGGTGTCTTTCGAGACAGTTGTGGTGGGGTCACCAGGCTCCTGCTTACTTTGTTAAGATCGAGGGCGAGGAGAATGACGACAGTGATGGCAACCTCTGGGTCACCGGCCGTACTGAAGAGGAGGCTcggaagaaggccgaggccAAGTTCCCTGGCAAGAAGTTCGATTTGGTGAGGGATCCTGACGTGCTTGACACCTGGTTCTCCTCTGGATTATGGCCCTTCTCTACCCTGGGTTGGCCCAACAAGACCCATGACTTTGAAAATTTGTATCCTACCTCCGTCCTGGAGACTGGTTGGgatatccttttcttctgggTCGCCAGAATGATTATGCTGGGTATCAAGTTGACTGGCCAGGTTCCCTTCAGGGAGGTGTACTGCCACTCTTTGATCCGCGACTCCGAAGGCCGTAAGATGTCCAAGTCTTTGGGTAACGTCATTGACCCCATCGATGTTATGGAGGGTATTCAGCTCCAGACTCTCCATGAtaagcttcttcttggtaaccttgccgagaaggaggtcGCTACTGCTACCAAGTATCAGAAGAAGGCTTTCCCTAAGGGTATCCCTGAGTGTGGTGCTGATGCTTTGCGTTTTGCCCTTGTGTCTTACACTACCGGTG GTGGTGATATTGCATTCGACATTCAGGTTATTCACGGATACCGTCGCTTCTGTAACAAGATCTACCAGGCCACCAAATATGTCCTCGGCAAGCTGGGTGACGACTTCAAGCCTCAACCTACCGTCTCGAAGACTGGCCGCGAGTCCCTTTCCGAGCGCTGGATCTTGCACAAGTTCAACTCTGCTGccaaggagatcaacgaGGCTTTGGAGCAGCGTGAGTTCAACGTTGTCGCTACTACTGTGTACCAGTACTGGTATGCCCAGCTCTGTGACGTCTTCATCGAGAACTCCAAGTTCCTTCTCGCTCCTGAGGTGCCGGCCGATGTGCAGGAGTCGGCTAAGCAGACTCTCTACACTGCTCTCGAGGGCGCTTTGACCTTGATTCATCCTATCATGCCCTTCGTCACCGAGGAGCTCTGGCAGCGTCTGCCTCGCCGCCCCAATGACAACACTATTTCCATCATGAAGGCCCGGTACCCAGAATACAAGGCTGAGTTCAACGATGTCGAGGCTGAAACTGCCTACGAACTTATCTTGAAGACCTCTAGTGCCATCCGTTCGATTCTTGCCCAATATGAAGTCAAGACCAAGGgagacatcatcatccagaccTACGATGCCACCAGCCACAAGACCCTCTCGGACGAACTGACCAGCGTCAAGTCCCTGGGTGGCAAGTTCCTGGGCGATCTCAGCATCCAGGGTCCAGAGACTACTACTCGACCATCGGGCTGCGTGGTGTCTGCTGTTGGCTCTGAGGCAgctgtcttcctccgcgTGTCCAAGGAGGTCGCTCTTGaacaggaggagaaggccaaggccagCCTTGAGAAGGCTCGTGCCGTCGTGACTCGTCAGACCAATCTCATGAGCAGTGCTgcatggaaggagaaggccaagccTGAGGTGCgcgagatggaggagaagaagctcaaggatgcTGAGAGTGAGACCGCTCGTTTGGAAGAACAGGTTCGTGAATTCGAGAAGCTGCGGTTAGAGTAA